A window of the Streptomyces sp. NBC_00250 genome harbors these coding sequences:
- a CDS encoding DUF456 domain-containing protein, giving the protein MGVWQLLMVATVMLLGLFGVLAPGVPGTWLVWAAMLWWSLHERTDLAWILLASTTGLLLLTQVVVWQLPPRRFRGVGITRRMVTYAGVGALLGFVLVPVLGAIPGFVGGIYLSERLRLGGHGQARAATRTVMRAAGTSVLVELFSCLLIVGAWAGAVLWG; this is encoded by the coding sequence GTGGGTGTGTGGCAGCTCCTGATGGTCGCGACGGTGATGCTGCTCGGCCTGTTCGGGGTCCTGGCCCCCGGCGTGCCGGGGACGTGGCTGGTGTGGGCGGCGATGCTCTGGTGGTCGCTGCACGAGCGGACGGACCTCGCCTGGATCCTGCTGGCCTCCACGACCGGTCTGCTGCTGCTCACCCAGGTGGTGGTGTGGCAGCTGCCGCCCCGCCGCTTCCGGGGCGTGGGCATCACCCGGCGGATGGTGACGTACGCCGGGGTCGGCGCGCTCCTGGGCTTCGTCCTGGTCCCGGTGCTCGGCGCGATCCCCGGTTTCGTCGGCGGGATCTACCTCTCGGAACGGCTCCGGCTCGGCGGCCACGGCCAGGCACGGGCGGCGACCCGCACGGTGATGCGGGCGGCCGGCACGAGCGTGCTGGTCGAGCTGTTCTCCTGCCTGCTGATCGTGGGGGCGTGGGCGGGGGCGGTGCTCTGGGGCTGA
- a CDS encoding pyruvate dehydrogenase, protein MAKQNVAEQFVDILVRAGVRRLYGVVGDSLNPVVDAIRRTPSLDWIQVRHEEVAAFAAGAEAQITGRLAACAGSCGPGNLHLINGLYDAHRSMAPVLALASHIPSSEIGLGYFQETHPDRLFRECSHYSELISNPKQMPRLLHTAIQHAVGRGGVSVVSLPGDIASQSAPEKAVETALVTTRPTVRPGDAEIDALVRMIDAADRVTLFCGSGTAGAHAEVMQFAERIKSPVGHALRGKEWIQYDNPYDVGMSGLLGYGAAYEATHECDLLILLGTDFPYNAFLPDDVKIVQVDVRPEHLGRRSRLDLAVWGDVRETLRCVAPRVRAKSDRRFLDKMLKKHADALEGVVKAYTRKVEKHVPIHPEYVASVIDELADGDAVFTVDTGMCNVWAARYLSPNGRRRIIGSFSHGSMANALPQAIGAQFTDRNRQVVSLSGDGGFSMLMGDFLTLVQYDLPVKVIVFNNSSLGMVELEMLVSGLPSYGTTNKNPDFAAIARAAGAYGVRVEKPKHLTSALKDAFRHKGPALVDVVTDPNALSIPPKIRADMVTGFALSASKIVLDGGVGRMVQMARSNLRNVPRL, encoded by the coding sequence ATGGCCAAACAGAACGTGGCGGAACAGTTCGTCGACATCCTCGTGCGCGCGGGAGTCCGGCGCCTGTACGGCGTCGTCGGTGACAGCCTGAACCCGGTCGTCGACGCGATCCGCCGGACCCCCTCGCTCGACTGGATCCAGGTGCGGCACGAGGAGGTCGCGGCCTTCGCCGCCGGGGCCGAGGCCCAGATCACCGGCCGGCTCGCCGCCTGCGCCGGCTCCTGCGGCCCGGGGAACCTGCACCTCATCAACGGCCTGTACGACGCCCATCGCTCGATGGCCCCCGTCCTGGCCCTCGCCTCGCACATCCCGTCCAGCGAGATCGGCCTGGGCTACTTCCAGGAGACCCACCCCGACCGGTTGTTCCGCGAGTGCAGTCACTACAGCGAACTCATCTCCAACCCGAAGCAGATGCCCCGGCTGCTCCACACGGCGATCCAGCACGCCGTCGGCCGCGGCGGCGTCAGCGTGGTCTCGCTGCCCGGCGACATCGCCTCCCAGTCGGCCCCGGAGAAGGCGGTGGAGACGGCGCTCGTCACCACCCGGCCGACCGTCCGCCCGGGGGACGCCGAGATCGACGCCCTGGTGCGGATGATCGACGCGGCCGACCGGGTGACGCTCTTCTGCGGCAGCGGTACGGCCGGGGCGCACGCCGAGGTGATGCAGTTCGCCGAGCGGATCAAGTCTCCGGTCGGCCATGCCCTGCGCGGCAAGGAGTGGATCCAGTACGACAATCCGTACGACGTCGGCATGAGCGGACTGCTCGGCTACGGCGCCGCCTACGAGGCCACCCATGAGTGCGATCTGCTGATCCTGCTCGGCACCGACTTCCCGTACAACGCCTTCCTGCCCGACGACGTCAAGATCGTGCAGGTGGACGTCCGGCCCGAGCACCTCGGCCGCCGGTCCCGGCTCGACCTGGCCGTCTGGGGAGACGTCCGCGAGACCCTGCGCTGTGTGGCCCCGCGCGTCCGCGCCAAGAGCGACCGCCGCTTCCTCGACAAGATGCTGAAGAAGCACGCCGACGCCCTCGAAGGCGTCGTCAAGGCCTACACCCGCAAGGTCGAGAAGCACGTTCCGATCCACCCGGAGTACGTCGCCTCCGTCATCGACGAACTGGCCGACGGAGACGCCGTGTTCACCGTGGACACCGGCATGTGCAACGTCTGGGCGGCCCGCTACCTCAGCCCCAACGGGCGGCGCAGGATCATCGGTTCGTTCAGTCACGGCTCCATGGCGAACGCGCTGCCGCAGGCCATCGGCGCGCAGTTCACCGACCGGAACCGGCAGGTCGTCTCGCTCTCCGGCGACGGCGGATTCTCCATGCTGATGGGCGACTTCCTCACCCTCGTGCAGTACGACCTGCCGGTGAAGGTGATCGTCTTCAACAACTCCTCGCTCGGCATGGTCGAGCTGGAGATGCTGGTCTCCGGACTCCCCTCGTACGGAACGACGAACAAGAACCCGGACTTCGCGGCCATCGCCCGCGCCGCCGGTGCCTACGGCGTACGGGTCGAGAAGCCCAAGCACCTGACGAGCGCCCTCAAGGACGCCTTCAGACACAAGGGCCCGGCCCTGGTGGACGTCGTCACCGACCCCAACGCGCTCTCCATCCCGCCGAAGATCAGAGCCGACATGGTCACCGGCTTCGCCCTCTCCGCCAGCAAGATCGTCCTGGACGGGGGAGTGGGCCGGATGGTGCAGATGGCACGGTCCAACCTGCGCAACGTGCCCCGACTCTGA
- a CDS encoding helix-turn-helix domain-containing protein, with protein MLGAIGLDERQESAYRALVALGAAEVTDLAHRLALPERDTERALRRLESQGLAAQSSARTGRWVAAPPGVALGALLTQQRHELEQAELAAALLAEEYRAEAEEAAVHDLVEVVTGASAVTHRFLQLQLGAQEEVCALVTGKPIAVSGMENEAEEQAAGRGVRYRVVIEREVLTLPSGLLELSAALGREERIRVADRVPTKLVVADGNLAMVPLTGRGAEPAAIVVHASGLLESLMGLFESVWREALPLRLGAGAQITEDEAPGPDVMDLEILSLLLAGMTDASVAKQLDLGLRTVQRRVKGLMELSGVTTRLQLGWHAYEKGWVARG; from the coding sequence ATGCTGGGAGCGATAGGACTCGACGAGCGCCAGGAGTCCGCGTACCGGGCGCTGGTCGCGCTGGGCGCGGCCGAGGTGACCGATCTCGCGCACCGGCTCGCACTGCCCGAGCGGGACACCGAGCGGGCGCTGCGCCGCCTCGAATCGCAGGGCCTCGCCGCACAGTCCTCGGCGAGGACCGGGCGGTGGGTGGCGGCGCCGCCGGGGGTGGCCCTGGGCGCGCTGCTCACCCAGCAGCGGCACGAGCTGGAACAGGCGGAGCTGGCGGCGGCGCTGCTCGCCGAGGAGTACCGGGCGGAGGCCGAGGAAGCGGCCGTGCACGACCTGGTGGAGGTGGTGACCGGCGCGAGCGCCGTCACGCACCGCTTCCTCCAGCTGCAGCTGGGTGCGCAGGAGGAGGTCTGCGCCCTGGTGACGGGCAAGCCGATCGCGGTCTCCGGCATGGAGAACGAGGCGGAGGAGCAGGCGGCCGGCCGGGGGGTGCGCTACCGGGTGGTGATCGAGCGCGAGGTGCTCACGCTCCCGTCCGGTCTCCTCGAACTCTCGGCCGCCCTCGGCCGCGAGGAGCGGATCCGGGTCGCCGACCGGGTCCCGACGAAGTTGGTGGTCGCCGACGGGAACCTGGCGATGGTGCCGCTGACCGGGCGGGGCGCGGAACCGGCGGCGATCGTGGTCCACGCGAGCGGGCTGCTCGAATCGCTGATGGGCCTGTTCGAGTCGGTGTGGCGGGAGGCGCTGCCGCTGAGACTCGGGGCGGGTGCGCAGATCACCGAGGACGAGGCTCCGGGTCCTGACGTCATGGACCTGGAGATCCTGTCGCTGCTGCTCGCCGGGATGACGGACGCGAGCGTGGCGAAGCAGCTGGACCTGGGGTTGCGGACGGTGCAGCGGCGGGTGAAGGGCTTGATGGAGCTGAGCGGGGTGACGACCCGGCTGCAGCTGGGCTGGCACGCGTACGAGAAGGGCTGGGTGGCGCGCGGCTGA
- a CDS encoding protein phosphatase 2C domain-containing protein, producing the protein MTQQGDDNWWDKLYDESAPDTAPTASGDTLDDHFTTATRATTDPPTRESAPSASSGPAPVPDPRPASQSPAAQSPAAQGPDPTPAPPRRTPDPWGATAGPAPAPPHAPPGTGGPPNPARAPSAPSTPPPPPTAQGPSSAPHTPPPAPAAPPAPWEVRQEGPQTFAAPPPPPPSPPAPPVEVPTVQVQVPPVPPRQDPEFEPEPEPGFEDRDRAGSGSGSEADLTVEVSVPRPRTGYVGSRPPTYEPEPTALPVARPGELGELVSDTVLDGARYGTCTLRAASVRGDSARYRGEPRRDALLTARFGHDETALVLVAVAAGSRAAEDAHLAAADACQWIAEAVCRSHARLSEDIRSGRRGDLKSGLHRLTDRTYGKLRTRAAERGLAPDEYTATLRCLLVPADPDCRTRVFFGIGGGGLFRLRDGSWQDIEPLLPEQAAVTGAPVLGFGSPPTTAAEETEEGDRLTMDLGITTAPGPLVEEPVPPPAEPFRFRASVARPGDTLLLASPGLAEPMRGEPALARELAARWGAAEAPGLAAFLADTQLRVTGYADDRTGVGVWEA; encoded by the coding sequence ATGACTCAGCAGGGGGACGACAACTGGTGGGACAAGCTCTACGACGAGTCGGCGCCGGACACGGCCCCGACGGCGTCGGGTGACACACTCGACGACCACTTCACGACGGCGACGAGGGCCACGACGGACCCGCCGACACGGGAGTCGGCGCCCAGCGCCTCGTCCGGCCCGGCACCCGTGCCGGACCCGCGCCCGGCGTCACAGAGTCCGGCCGCACAGAGTCCGGCCGCACAGGGCCCGGACCCCACGCCCGCCCCGCCCCGCAGGACGCCGGACCCGTGGGGCGCGACGGCCGGCCCCGCCCCGGCCCCGCCGCACGCGCCACCCGGGACGGGCGGACCGCCGAACCCGGCCAGGGCCCCGAGCGCGCCTTCCACGCCGCCGCCCCCGCCCACCGCGCAGGGCCCCTCTTCCGCGCCGCACACCCCGCCACCGGCCCCCGCCGCGCCACCCGCGCCGTGGGAGGTACGGCAGGAAGGGCCGCAGACCTTTGCCGCGCCGCCGCCTCCCCCTCCTTCGCCGCCCGCGCCGCCCGTCGAGGTGCCCACCGTCCAGGTGCAGGTGCCCCCGGTCCCGCCCCGGCAGGACCCGGAGTTCGAGCCCGAGCCCGAACCGGGGTTCGAGGACCGGGACCGTGCCGGCTCCGGCTCCGGCTCCGAAGCCGACCTCACCGTCGAGGTCTCCGTGCCCCGGCCCCGTACCGGATACGTCGGCAGCAGGCCCCCCACCTACGAGCCCGAGCCGACCGCACTGCCCGTCGCCCGGCCCGGGGAGCTCGGCGAGCTGGTGTCCGACACCGTGCTCGACGGGGCCCGTTACGGCACTTGCACCCTCCGGGCCGCCTCCGTACGCGGCGACTCCGCGCGCTACCGGGGCGAGCCCCGCCGCGACGCCCTGCTCACCGCCCGCTTCGGCCACGACGAGACCGCGCTCGTCCTCGTCGCCGTCGCCGCCGGGTCCCGCGCCGCCGAGGACGCCCATCTCGCCGCCGCCGACGCCTGCCAGTGGATCGCCGAGGCCGTCTGCCGCAGTCATGCCCGGCTCTCCGAGGACATCAGGTCCGGCCGCCGCGGCGACCTCAAGTCGGGACTGCACCGGCTGACCGACCGTACGTACGGAAAGCTCCGCACCCGCGCCGCCGAGCGCGGCCTCGCCCCCGACGAGTACACCGCGACGCTCCGCTGTCTGCTCGTCCCCGCCGACCCCGACTGCCGCACCCGGGTCTTCTTCGGCATCGGCGGCGGTGGGCTCTTCCGGCTCCGTGACGGCTCCTGGCAGGACATCGAACCGCTCCTGCCCGAACAGGCCGCCGTCACCGGCGCCCCCGTCCTCGGCTTCGGCTCCCCGCCCACCACCGCCGCCGAAGAGACCGAGGAGGGCGACCGGCTCACCATGGACCTCGGCATCACGACCGCCCCGGGGCCGCTCGTCGAGGAGCCCGTGCCGCCGCCCGCCGAGCCGTTCCGCTTCCGAGCGTCCGTCGCCCGCCCCGGCGACACCCTGCTCCTCGCCTCGCCCGGCCTCGCCGAACCGATGCGCGGCGAACCCGCCCTCGCCCGCGAGCTCGCCGCCCGCTGGGGCGCAGCCGAGGCGCCCGGCCTCGCCGCGTTCCTCGCCGACACCCAGCTGAGGGTGACCGGTTACGCCGACGACCGTACGGGGGTGGGCGTCTGGGAGGCGTAA
- a CDS encoding S8 family peptidase, which yields MRPISRTALGAATAVVLAVTAVAPSMANEPQDDTAGKRPLVGSEASARAGDRPVTVTLVTGDRVVVTRDADGNPSATALPREDGTVPLVQTRRSGQDLYVYPEDATDALAAGRVDEELFNVTGLVRQGYDDDATTTLPLIAVYGSDLARSVPAAPRGAERGQVLKTVDGVALKAEKKQAATFWAELNAPVARSASGIKKLWLDRKVQATLERSTKQVHAPEAWAAGYDGTGTKVAVLDTGADAEHPDLKGRIVAAENFTDSDTADDRQGHGTHTISTVGGSGAASGGAKKGVAPGAELLNGKVLNDSGSGATSWIIAGMEWAVAQGADVVSMSLGNPAPTDCTDPMSVAAEELAQNKGTLFVIAAGNSGPTLNTVSSPGCAPSVLTVGATDRDDSTAYFSSRGPTIVNHTLKPEIAAPGVNISAAAAGGRGVYAYQSMSGTSMATPHVAGAAAIVKQRHPDWTAQQIKAALVSSAESDLPGDVREVGGGRLDVKSAIDQTVLGASAVQGGTFNWPQDRTDRTTVSVPYTNTSDAPVTLNLAVEKVTGNDGSRVRSSVARLGQGTVTVPAGATVQVPLELAPDAALDRAQYGDVTGRVIATGKGGLHVSTPFSLYVEPETVTLRVKLIDRQGKPASGASSLDVIGTDVASGERRFNEGAADQVYRLRPGSYFLSSFVTSPDVEEGAKLTDSLSYLGRPQLELKKDTTVVLDARKAHKLSVKTDKPGELRGATLAFSRSWDDFWLHAGTAAGPRTIRGYYASVEGAADEGDFEFGSYWRTAAPLITSLRTTDGLTLHPLTASTGSDNLDGTGSARLVDAGAGTPDELKAAGVQGRIALVRLPDDSTAAGALARDAKAAGAVAVIVHHSTPERWYPGGSFTGLGLPVLSVPSGEAAALRGKLAAGEVTLDWKATAKSPYSYNLAFPESGSVRDEKTYRVQDSRLGRKDARYGSAGIAADFMYFADAYRPNGTRVTFGSLESVPAPGSRTEYYTGGDTAWAEMVGSSFPFGELMIGTAHTYKSGEKRTENWYDGVIAPTAPRDATGKPVLAAERQGNYIGFSAAMWGDSTHYAEAGSFGDIGNLSLSRDGELLGQNGWPFGAFEVPAEAGTYTLEQNTMKIGSKVWARSTSVNSVWKFTSKLDESVYSQGIPILFPRYDLPEDGLKTLAATDGQHIGLTATGHAGYTPAALTSAKLSYSYDGGTTWTEARVSQQGGNWTATVNHTGATGKPVTLKTELTDANGNSVTQTVVRAYDVR from the coding sequence ATGCGCCCGATTTCGCGTACGGCCCTGGGGGCGGCGACCGCCGTCGTCCTGGCCGTCACCGCGGTCGCGCCGTCCATGGCGAATGAGCCGCAGGACGACACGGCCGGCAAGCGACCGCTGGTAGGCAGCGAGGCCTCGGCCCGCGCCGGGGACCGGCCCGTCACGGTGACCCTGGTCACCGGAGACCGCGTCGTGGTCACCCGCGACGCCGACGGCAACCCCTCCGCCACGGCCCTGCCGCGCGAGGACGGAACCGTCCCCCTGGTCCAGACCCGCCGCTCCGGCCAGGACCTGTACGTCTACCCCGAGGACGCCACCGACGCGCTCGCCGCGGGCCGCGTCGACGAGGAACTCTTCAACGTCACCGGGCTGGTCCGCCAGGGCTACGACGACGACGCCACCACCACGCTTCCGCTCATCGCGGTCTACGGCTCCGACCTCGCCCGCTCCGTGCCCGCCGCCCCGCGCGGTGCCGAGCGCGGCCAGGTCCTCAAGACCGTCGACGGCGTCGCACTCAAGGCGGAGAAGAAGCAGGCCGCCACCTTCTGGGCCGAGCTGAACGCCCCCGTCGCCCGCTCCGCCTCCGGGATCAAGAAGCTCTGGCTCGACCGCAAGGTCCAGGCCACCCTGGAGCGCTCGACGAAGCAGGTCCACGCCCCCGAGGCCTGGGCCGCCGGCTACGACGGCACCGGGACCAAGGTCGCCGTCCTCGACACCGGCGCCGACGCCGAGCACCCCGACCTCAAGGGCCGCATCGTCGCCGCGGAGAACTTCACCGACTCCGACACCGCCGACGACCGCCAGGGCCACGGCACCCATACGATCTCGACCGTCGGCGGCTCCGGCGCCGCGAGCGGCGGCGCGAAGAAGGGCGTCGCGCCCGGCGCGGAGCTCCTCAACGGCAAGGTCCTCAACGACTCCGGCTCCGGCGCCACCTCGTGGATCATCGCCGGCATGGAGTGGGCCGTCGCGCAGGGCGCCGACGTCGTCTCCATGAGCCTCGGCAACCCCGCCCCCACCGACTGCACCGACCCGATGAGCGTCGCCGCCGAGGAACTCGCCCAGAACAAGGGCACGTTGTTCGTCATCGCCGCCGGAAACTCGGGCCCGACCCTCAACACGGTCTCCTCGCCCGGCTGTGCGCCCAGCGTCCTCACCGTCGGCGCCACCGACCGCGACGACTCCACCGCGTACTTCTCCAGCCGCGGCCCGACGATCGTCAACCACACCCTCAAGCCCGAGATAGCCGCGCCCGGCGTGAACATCTCCGCCGCGGCCGCCGGCGGCCGGGGCGTGTACGCCTACCAGTCCATGTCCGGTACGTCGATGGCCACCCCGCACGTCGCGGGCGCCGCCGCCATCGTCAAGCAGCGCCACCCCGACTGGACCGCCCAGCAGATCAAGGCCGCCCTCGTCTCCTCCGCCGAGAGCGACCTCCCCGGCGACGTCCGCGAGGTCGGCGGCGGCCGCCTCGACGTCAAGTCGGCCATCGACCAGACGGTCCTCGGCGCCTCCGCCGTCCAGGGCGGCACCTTCAACTGGCCGCAGGACAGGACCGACCGCACCACGGTGTCCGTCCCGTACACCAACACCTCCGACGCCCCGGTCACCCTGAACCTGGCCGTCGAGAAGGTCACCGGCAACGACGGCTCCCGCGTGCGGAGTTCGGTCGCCCGCCTCGGCCAGGGCACCGTCACCGTCCCGGCCGGCGCGACCGTCCAGGTCCCGCTGGAGCTCGCCCCCGACGCCGCCCTCGACCGCGCCCAGTACGGCGACGTCACCGGCCGCGTGATCGCCACCGGCAAGGGCGGCCTCCACGTCTCCACCCCGTTCTCCCTCTACGTGGAGCCCGAAACCGTCACCCTCCGCGTCAAGCTGATCGACCGTCAGGGCAAGCCCGCCTCCGGCGCCTCGTCCCTCGACGTCATCGGCACCGACGTCGCGAGCGGCGAGCGCCGCTTCAACGAGGGCGCCGCCGACCAGGTCTACCGCCTGCGCCCCGGCAGCTACTTCCTCTCCTCCTTCGTCACCAGCCCCGACGTCGAAGAGGGCGCCAAGCTGACCGACTCGCTCAGCTACCTCGGCCGCCCGCAGCTGGAGCTGAAGAAGGACACCACCGTCGTCCTCGACGCCCGCAAGGCCCACAAGCTGTCGGTGAAGACCGACAAGCCCGGCGAACTCCGCGGCGCCACCCTCGCGTTCTCCCGCTCCTGGGACGACTTCTGGCTGCACGCCGGCACCGCCGCCGGACCCCGTACCATCCGCGGCTACTACGCCTCGGTCGAAGGTGCCGCCGACGAGGGCGACTTCGAGTTCGGCAGCTACTGGCGCACCGCGGCCCCGCTGATCACCTCGCTGCGCACCACCGACGGTCTGACCCTGCACCCGCTCACCGCCTCCACCGGCTCCGACAACCTCGACGGCACCGGCTCCGCCCGGCTCGTCGACGCGGGTGCCGGCACCCCGGACGAGCTGAAGGCCGCCGGCGTCCAGGGCCGCATCGCCCTCGTCCGACTGCCCGACGACTCCACCGCCGCGGGCGCCCTCGCCCGTGACGCCAAGGCCGCCGGCGCCGTCGCCGTGATCGTCCACCACTCGACACCCGAACGCTGGTACCCGGGCGGCTCGTTCACCGGCCTCGGCCTGCCCGTCCTGTCCGTCCCGTCCGGCGAGGCGGCGGCCCTCCGCGGCAAGCTGGCGGCCGGTGAGGTCACGCTCGACTGGAAGGCCACCGCGAAGAGCCCGTACTCCTACAACCTGGCCTTCCCCGAGTCCGGCTCCGTCCGCGACGAGAAGACCTACCGCGTCCAGGACTCCCGTCTCGGCCGCAAGGACGCCCGCTACGGCTCGGCCGGGATCGCCGCCGACTTCATGTACTTCGCGGACGCCTACCGCCCGAACGGCACCCGCGTCACCTTCGGCTCCCTGGAGAGCGTCCCGGCGCCCGGCAGCCGCACCGAGTACTACACGGGCGGCGACACCGCCTGGGCCGAGATGGTCGGCAGCAGCTTCCCGTTCGGCGAACTGATGATCGGCACCGCGCACACCTACAAGTCCGGCGAGAAGCGCACCGAGAACTGGTACGACGGCGTCATCGCCCCCACCGCCCCCCGCGACGCCACCGGCAAGCCGGTCCTCGCCGCCGAGCGCCAGGGCAACTACATCGGCTTCTCCGCCGCCATGTGGGGCGACAGCACCCACTACGCCGAGGCCGGTTCCTTCGGTGACATCGGCAACCTGAGCCTCAGCCGCGACGGTGAGCTCCTCGGGCAGAACGGCTGGCCGTTCGGCGCCTTCGAGGTACCGGCCGAAGCCGGGACGTACACGCTCGAACAGAACACCATGAAGATCGGCAGCAAGGTGTGGGCCCGCTCCACGTCCGTCAACTCGGTGTGGAAATTCACCTCCAAGCTTGACGAGAGCGTCTATTCTCAGGGCATCCCGATTCTCTTCCCCCGGTACGACCTTCCGGAGGACGGACTCAAGACCCTCGCCGCGACCGACGGCCAGCACATCGGCCTCACCGCGACGGGTCACGCGGGCTACACCCCCGCAGCGCTCACCTCGGCCAAGCTCTCGTACTCCTACGACGGGGGTACGACCTGGACCGAAGCGCGGGTCTCTCAGCAGGGCGGCAACTGGACCGCGACCGTGAACCACACGGGCGCGACCGGCAAGCCGGTCACCCTGAAGACCGAACTGACGGACGCCAACGGCAACTCCGTCACCCAGACCGTGGTCCGCGCCTACGACGTGCGCTGA
- a CDS encoding DUF2637 domain-containing protein, protein MRLTDISLDWLLPGGVMVAGVLTAVAVLARGKRAGDQAAAEDSWERSEERRRRKEAVYGTASYVLLFCCAAVAAALSFHGLVGFGRQNLNLTGGWEYLVPFGLDGAAMFCSVLAVREASHGDAALGSRLLVWLFAGAAAWFNWVHAPRGLGHDGAPQFFAGMSLSAAVLFDRALKQTRRAALREQGLVPRPLPQIRIVRWMRAPRETFAAWSLMLLEGVRTLDEAVDEVREDRREKEQNRIRRRDQVKLDRARLKAINRQHRAFGLGRGGGRQVEMAALNAAAGSGTGPGSGSGTGSGSGSATASVQAAVAEPAIADPGQLPLRPRPSLQAVRGRDIQTGDSRTVDLTAEDDTQTLPRLDSLERKLKDLEQQFG, encoded by the coding sequence ATGAGACTGACCGACATATCGCTGGACTGGCTGCTTCCGGGTGGCGTGATGGTGGCCGGAGTCCTGACGGCGGTGGCGGTGCTCGCGCGCGGGAAGCGCGCCGGTGACCAGGCCGCGGCCGAGGACTCCTGGGAACGCAGTGAGGAGCGCCGCAGACGCAAGGAAGCCGTGTACGGCACCGCTTCCTACGTCCTCCTCTTCTGCTGTGCCGCGGTCGCCGCGGCACTGTCCTTCCACGGACTCGTCGGCTTCGGCCGGCAGAACCTCAATCTCACCGGGGGCTGGGAGTACCTCGTCCCCTTCGGCCTCGACGGCGCCGCCATGTTCTGCTCGGTGCTCGCGGTCCGCGAGGCGAGCCACGGCGACGCGGCGCTCGGCTCGCGTCTGCTCGTCTGGCTGTTCGCGGGCGCGGCGGCCTGGTTCAACTGGGTGCACGCACCGCGAGGCCTCGGCCACGACGGCGCCCCGCAGTTCTTCGCGGGCATGTCCCTCTCGGCGGCGGTCCTCTTCGACCGGGCCCTCAAGCAGACCCGCAGGGCCGCGCTGCGCGAGCAGGGCCTGGTGCCCCGCCCGCTGCCGCAGATCCGGATCGTGCGGTGGATGAGGGCGCCCCGGGAGACGTTCGCCGCCTGGTCGCTGATGCTGCTGGAGGGCGTACGGACCCTGGACGAGGCCGTCGACGAGGTGCGCGAGGACCGGCGGGAGAAGGAGCAGAACCGCATCCGTCGGCGCGACCAGGTCAAGCTCGACCGGGCACGGCTGAAGGCGATCAACCGCCAGCACCGCGCCTTCGGGCTCGGCAGGGGCGGCGGCCGTCAGGTGGAGATGGCGGCGCTGAACGCCGCGGCAGGTTCCGGTACGGGCCCGGGTTCGGGGTCCGGCACCGGGTCGGGTTCGGGTTCCGCCACGGCGTCCGTACAGGCCGCCGTCGCGGAACCCGCCATAGCGGACCCGGGACAACTGCCGCTTCGACCCCGGCCCTCCCTCCAGGCCGTCAGAGGCCGTGACATCCAGACGGGTGACTCCCGGACGGTGGACCTCACCGCGGAGGACGACACCCAGACGCTGCCCCGGCTCGACTCCCTTGAGCGCAAGCTCAAGGATCTGGAGCAGCAGTTCGGCTGA
- a CDS encoding ATP-binding protein, with the protein MAGEARQPTQLLRKVGCADLTAVPEVRHALRELLRKWGGPGASDVAELLTSELVTNALIHTEHGAVVTATVVPEQLRVEVRDFVPGLAPPHVPRADDGTHGRGLVLVEALADSWGVEDHEVGKVVWFELNGGAA; encoded by the coding sequence ATGGCCGGGGAGGCACGACAGCCGACTCAACTGCTCAGAAAGGTGGGATGCGCAGATCTCACCGCGGTGCCGGAGGTGCGACATGCCCTGCGTGAACTGCTGCGGAAGTGGGGCGGACCGGGCGCCTCCGACGTGGCGGAGCTGCTCACCAGCGAACTGGTGACCAACGCCCTGATCCACACCGAGCACGGCGCCGTCGTGACCGCGACGGTCGTGCCCGAGCAGCTGAGGGTCGAGGTCCGTGACTTCGTCCCCGGACTCGCGCCACCGCACGTACCGCGCGCCGACGACGGTACGCACGGCAGAGGACTCGTCCTCGTCGAGGCCCTGGCCGACTCCTGGGGGGTCGAGGACCACGAGGTCGGCAAGGTGGTGTGGTTCGAACTGAACGGCGGGGCCGCCTGA
- a CDS encoding PPOX class F420-dependent oxidoreductase has product MRDFEGFSEAERAYLAGGRQLGRMATVDPSGQPQVNPVGFFPQEDGTVLVGGLAMGRTKKWRNLRENPKVALVVDDLASVRPWRVRGVEIRGEAELLVGPHALGPHFSEEVIRIHPRRIHSWGLE; this is encoded by the coding sequence ATGAGGGACTTCGAGGGCTTCAGCGAGGCGGAGCGCGCTTATCTCGCCGGCGGCCGGCAGCTCGGCCGGATGGCCACGGTCGACCCGTCCGGTCAGCCGCAGGTCAATCCGGTGGGCTTCTTCCCGCAGGAGGACGGGACCGTCCTGGTGGGCGGTCTCGCGATGGGCCGTACGAAGAAGTGGCGCAACCTGCGGGAGAACCCGAAGGTGGCGCTGGTCGTCGACGACCTCGCGAGCGTCCGGCCCTGGCGGGTGCGGGGCGTCGAGATCCGGGGCGAGGCGGAGCTCCTGGTCGGCCCGCACGCGCTGGGCCCGCACTTCAGCGAGGAGGTCATCCGGATCCACCCGCGCCGGATCCACAGCTGGGGTCTGGAGTAG